The following coding sequences are from one Formosa haliotis window:
- the cysQ gene encoding 3'(2'),5'-bisphosphate nucleotidase CysQ codes for MNTNLKIAVEASLKAGEVIMQVYDTAFNVELKDDKSPLTEADKKANDIINSFLVPTEIPIISEENKQTDYSIRKDWETCWVVDPVDGTKEFIKRNGEFTVNIALVTNGKPILGVIYVPAVKTLYYADVEKQEGFKVDLNDHNTSIDYIIENAEVLQPKDSNSNPVQVVGSRSHMSQETLDFVETLKGKGKDVEIVSKGSSLKFCLVAEGNADVYPRFAPTMEWDTAAGQAICNAVGIDVISKETNSTLLYNKENLLNPFFLVTL; via the coding sequence ATGAATACAAATTTAAAAATCGCTGTCGAAGCGTCGTTAAAAGCCGGAGAAGTTATTATGCAAGTGTATGATACAGCTTTTAATGTGGAATTGAAAGATGATAAATCTCCTTTAACAGAGGCAGATAAAAAGGCGAATGATATTATAAATTCGTTTTTAGTTCCTACAGAAATCCCAATTATTAGTGAAGAAAACAAACAAACAGATTATTCAATTCGGAAAGATTGGGAAACCTGTTGGGTTGTAGATCCGGTAGATGGCACGAAAGAATTTATTAAACGTAATGGAGAATTTACTGTAAATATTGCTTTGGTAACTAACGGTAAACCTATTTTAGGTGTTATATACGTTCCCGCTGTTAAAACTTTGTATTATGCAGATGTCGAAAAGCAGGAAGGGTTTAAAGTAGATTTAAATGATCATAATACATCAATAGATTATATTATTGAAAACGCTGAAGTTTTACAACCTAAAGATTCAAATTCTAATCCGGTACAAGTAGTGGGAAGTCGTTCGCATATGAGTCAGGAAACATTAGATTTTGTAGAGACCTTAAAAGGAAAAGGTAAAGACGTAGAAATTGTTTCTAAAGGAAGTTCACTTAAATTCTGTTTGGTGGCAGAAGGGAATGCAGATGTTTATCCTAGGTTTGCACCCACTATGGAATGGGATACTGCTGCTGGTCAGGCAATTTGCAATGCTGTGGGCATAGACGTGATTTCTAAAGAAACTAATAGCACATTATTATACAATAAAGAAAATTTATTAAATCCTTTTTTCCTAGTAACTCTATAG
- the rfbD gene encoding dTDP-4-dehydrorhamnose reductase, protein MNILVTGGNGQLATCIKDASIGFDQFQFTYTDSEDLDISNASAVNAFFENNQIDWCINCAAYTAVDKAESENDIARLINAEGAKNLAIACQNNGVKLIQISTDFVFEGNTSTAYSEGDKADSKSVYGKTKLEGENEIAKYLIAHFILRTSWLYSEHANNFMKTMLRLAESRTELSVVADQIGTPTYATDLASVILKIIKEDSSQYGLYHYSNEGVASWYDFAHAIFEISDTTIKVFPIKTEAYPTPAARPQFSVLDKSKIKNTFNIEIPHWRDSLKIAIKNL, encoded by the coding sequence ATGAATATATTAGTAACAGGAGGCAACGGCCAACTCGCTACTTGTATAAAAGATGCAAGTATAGGTTTTGATCAATTTCAATTTACTTACACAGACTCTGAAGACCTCGATATTTCAAATGCATCGGCTGTTAATGCATTTTTTGAAAATAATCAAATAGATTGGTGTATTAACTGTGCGGCTTATACTGCTGTAGATAAAGCAGAATCAGAAAATGATATAGCTAGATTAATTAATGCAGAAGGTGCCAAGAATTTAGCTATTGCTTGTCAAAACAATGGTGTTAAACTCATACAAATATCAACAGATTTCGTATTTGAAGGAAATACTTCTACTGCATATTCAGAAGGTGATAAGGCAGATTCTAAAAGTGTTTATGGTAAAACCAAACTTGAAGGAGAGAATGAAATTGCTAAGTATTTAATAGCACATTTCATTTTAAGAACATCATGGCTATATTCAGAACATGCTAATAATTTCATGAAAACCATGTTACGTTTAGCAGAATCTCGAACGGAATTAAGTGTAGTAGCCGATCAAATAGGAACACCAACGTATGCAACCGATTTGGCTTCTGTCATCTTGAAAATCATAAAAGAAGATAGTTCGCAGTATGGCTTATATCATTATAGTAATGAAGGCGTAGCAAGTTGGTACGATTTTGCACACGCCATCTTCGAAATTTCTGATACTACTATTAAAGTATTTCCAATTAAAACGGAAGCTTATCCTACGCCAGCAGCAAGACCTCAATTTAGTGTGTTAGACAAAAGCAAAATTAAGAATACGTTTAATATTGAAATCCCACATTGGAGAGACAGTTTAAAAATCGCTATTAAAAATTTATAA
- the rfbC gene encoding dTDP-4-dehydrorhamnose 3,5-epimerase, with protein sequence MKVTETKLKDCFILEPEVFGDKRGYFLESYNADTFNKLIGLNVTFVQDNESFSSRGVLRGLHYQLGEHAQAKLVRVIKGEVLDIAVDVRKDSPTFGQHVAVNLTEDNKKQLFVPRGFAHGFVVLSETAIFAYKCDNFYNKASEGGIIYNDKTLNVDWQIDETEMNISEKDIILPSLEQAKL encoded by the coding sequence ATGAAGGTTACGGAAACAAAATTAAAAGATTGTTTTATTTTAGAGCCTGAGGTTTTTGGGGACAAAAGAGGTTATTTTTTAGAATCTTACAATGCTGATACGTTTAATAAACTAATAGGGCTAAATGTCACTTTTGTTCAAGATAATGAGTCTTTCTCTTCGCGAGGTGTGTTAAGAGGACTCCATTATCAATTAGGAGAACATGCTCAGGCAAAACTCGTTCGTGTTATAAAAGGAGAAGTATTAGATATTGCTGTAGATGTTAGAAAGGATTCCCCTACTTTTGGTCAGCATGTTGCTGTTAATTTAACCGAAGATAATAAAAAACAGTTATTTGTTCCCCGTGGTTTTGCCCATGGTTTTGTCGTGTTAAGTGAAACCGCTATTTTTGCGTATAAATGTGATAATTTTTATAATAAAGCTTCAGAGGGCGGTATAATCTACAATGATAAAACCTTAAATGTTGATTGGCAAATAGATGAAACCGAAATGAATATTTCAGAAAAAGATATTATTTTACCTTCTCTAGAACAAGCCAAATTATGA
- the rfbA gene encoding glucose-1-phosphate thymidylyltransferase RfbA: MKGIVLAGGSGTRLHPLTLSVSKQLMPIYDKPMIYYPLSTLMYAGINEILIISTPKDLPLFKDLLGDGKKFGCKFEFAVQDAPNGLAEAFIIGADFIGDDKVALILGDNIFYGTGLAKLLQANNDPDGGIIYAYRVHDPERYGVVEFDADGHAISIEEKPEYPKSNYAVPGIYFYDNSVVNVAKNIKPSHRGELEITDVNKEYLQQGKLNVSILDRGTAWLDTGTFQSLMQASQFVEVLEERQGLKIGSIEAAAFEMGFITAEEFESLAQPLLKSGYGKNLLGLLNR, encoded by the coding sequence ATGAAAGGAATAGTTTTAGCAGGAGGCTCGGGAACACGTTTACACCCCTTAACCTTATCTGTAAGTAAGCAATTAATGCCTATTTATGATAAACCAATGATATATTATCCGCTTTCAACATTAATGTATGCGGGAATAAATGAAATTTTAATTATTTCAACCCCCAAAGATTTACCCTTATTTAAAGATTTATTAGGAGATGGGAAGAAGTTTGGATGTAAATTTGAATTTGCTGTTCAAGATGCACCAAACGGATTGGCAGAAGCATTTATCATAGGAGCTGATTTTATTGGAGATGATAAAGTAGCTCTAATTTTAGGAGATAATATATTCTACGGTACTGGTTTGGCCAAGTTGTTACAAGCTAATAATGATCCAGACGGAGGAATTATTTATGCATATAGAGTTCATGATCCAGAACGTTATGGGGTAGTTGAATTTGATGCCGATGGACATGCAATTTCTATAGAAGAAAAGCCTGAGTACCCAAAATCTAATTATGCGGTTCCTGGTATTTATTTTTACGATAATTCAGTAGTAAATGTCGCTAAAAATATAAAACCAAGTCATCGTGGGGAATTAGAAATTACAGATGTTAATAAAGAGTACTTACAGCAAGGCAAACTGAACGTAAGTATCTTAGATCGAGGAACGGCTTGGTTAGATACAGGAACCTTTCAGTCGTTAATGCAAGCTTCTCAATTTGTTGAGGTTTTAGAAGAGCGTCAAGGTTTAAAGATTGGATCTATTGAGGCCGCAGCTTTTGAAATGGGTTTTATTACAGCAGAAGAATTTGAGTCGTTAGCACAACCTTTATTGAAAAGTGGTTATGGCAAGAATCTTTTAGGGCTTTTGAATAGATAA
- the rfbB gene encoding dTDP-glucose 4,6-dehydratase, which yields MKVKTSILVTGGAGFIGSNFVPYFLEENKDIHVVNLDKLTYAGDLSNLQEVENDPNYTFVEGDICDRNLIEELFEKYKFSGVIHFAAESHVDNSIKNPDAFMQTNIFGTFNLIDVAKKYWMNGPFEFKEGCENNKFHHISTDEVYGTLGETGLFLETTPYAPNSPYSASKASSDFVVRSYFHTYGMNVLTTNCSNNYGPKQHDEKLIPTIIRKALAGENIPIYGDGKNIRDWLYVLDHCKGIALVYNTGKFGETYNIGGRNERDNMYIVNTICGILDTIQPRDTPYAELITFVKDRAGHDFRYAIDASKLENELGWKADENFETGIKKTIEWYINKYKN from the coding sequence ATGAAGGTTAAAACTTCAATATTAGTAACCGGAGGAGCAGGTTTTATTGGCTCAAATTTTGTTCCTTATTTTTTAGAAGAAAATAAAGATATTCATGTTGTTAATTTAGATAAGCTTACGTATGCCGGAGATCTTTCTAACCTACAAGAAGTTGAAAATGATCCAAATTATACGTTTGTAGAAGGTGATATTTGTGACCGTAATTTAATTGAGGAACTATTTGAAAAATATAAATTTTCGGGAGTGATTCATTTTGCTGCAGAATCACATGTTGATAATTCAATAAAGAATCCAGATGCGTTTATGCAAACAAATATTTTTGGGACATTTAATTTAATTGATGTTGCTAAAAAATATTGGATGAACGGTCCTTTCGAATTTAAAGAAGGTTGCGAAAACAATAAATTCCACCATATTTCTACCGATGAAGTTTATGGGACTTTGGGGGAAACAGGATTGTTTTTAGAAACAACGCCTTATGCTCCAAACAGTCCGTATAGCGCTTCAAAAGCATCTTCAGATTTTGTTGTGAGAAGTTATTTTCATACCTATGGAATGAATGTGTTAACTACGAACTGTTCTAACAATTACGGGCCAAAGCAACATGACGAGAAGTTAATTCCGACCATCATTAGAAAAGCTTTAGCAGGAGAGAATATTCCAATCTATGGTGATGGAAAAAACATTCGTGATTGGTTGTATGTGTTAGATCATTGCAAAGGAATTGCGTTGGTTTATAATACTGGAAAGTTTGGTGAAACTTATAATATTGGAGGGAGAAACGAACGTGATAACATGTATATAGTGAATACCATTTGCGGTATTTTAGATACTATACAGCCTAGAGATACACCGTATGCAGAATTAATTACTTTTGTAAAGGATCGTGCAGGACATGATTTTCGTTATGCCATTGATGCTTCAAAATTAGAAAACGAATTGGGCTGGAAAGCCGATGAGAATTTTGAAACAGGTATTAAGAAAACAATAGAATGGTATATTAATAAATACAAAAATTAA
- a CDS encoding GH3 auxin-responsive promoter family protein has protein sequence MISIKAALAKPFAKYIYNSVQKWANNPVETQEKVFKNLISEAQNTAFGKDHKFKEITTYEDFVKQVPVRDYEALKPYVLKVVAGEKDILWKGLPTYFAKTSGTTSGAKYIPISKESMPAHIEAARNAILLYINETGNSSFVDGKMIFLQGSPILEKKNGVNLGRLSGIVAHYVPKYLQKNRLPSWETNCIEDWETKVDAIVDETLPEDMTIISGIPSWVQMYFEKIQKKTGKPVGEVFKNFNLFIFGGVNYEPYRAKFEKLIGRKVDSIELYPASEGFFAYQDKQHEKGMLLLLNSGIFYEFIKADEFFEDSPKRVTIKDVEIGVNYVMIISTNAGLWAYNIGDTVAFTSLKPYRVIVTGRIKHFISAFGEHVIGKEVEQAMEEATANTDIRISEFTVAPQITPESGLPYHEWFVEFENEPENIQDLIQRLDESLQKQNSYYYDLIVGKVLQPLKITTVKKDGFQDYMKSIGKLGGQNKIPRLANDRKIADALYTLKVTK, from the coding sequence ATGATATCAATAAAAGCAGCATTAGCAAAACCATTTGCTAAGTACATATATAATTCTGTTCAGAAATGGGCTAATAACCCTGTTGAAACGCAAGAAAAGGTTTTTAAAAATTTAATTTCTGAAGCTCAAAATACAGCCTTTGGGAAAGACCATAAGTTTAAAGAAATAACCACTTATGAAGACTTTGTAAAGCAAGTTCCTGTTCGGGATTATGAAGCCTTAAAACCTTATGTTTTAAAAGTTGTTGCCGGAGAGAAAGATATTCTCTGGAAAGGTTTACCAACCTATTTTGCAAAAACGTCTGGAACAACGTCTGGTGCCAAGTATATTCCTATTTCTAAGGAAAGTATGCCCGCGCATATTGAAGCTGCCAGAAACGCTATTTTACTCTATATAAACGAAACTGGAAATTCAAGTTTTGTAGATGGAAAAATGATTTTTCTTCAAGGGAGTCCGATTTTAGAAAAGAAAAACGGAGTTAATCTAGGGAGATTATCTGGAATTGTAGCGCATTATGTACCAAAATACCTTCAGAAAAATAGATTGCCAAGTTGGGAAACTAATTGCATTGAAGATTGGGAAACCAAAGTAGATGCCATTGTAGATGAAACGCTACCAGAAGATATGACGATTATTTCTGGAATTCCATCTTGGGTACAAATGTATTTTGAGAAAATTCAGAAAAAAACAGGAAAACCGGTTGGCGAGGTATTTAAGAATTTTAATTTATTCATTTTTGGAGGTGTAAATTACGAACCTTATCGTGCTAAATTTGAAAAATTAATAGGAAGAAAAGTAGATAGTATTGAGTTGTATCCGGCAAGTGAAGGTTTTTTTGCTTATCAAGACAAACAACATGAAAAGGGGATGCTACTTCTGTTAAATTCAGGTATTTTTTATGAATTTATAAAAGCCGACGAATTTTTTGAAGATTCACCAAAGCGGGTTACTATTAAGGATGTCGAGATAGGGGTAAATTACGTTATGATTATTTCTACAAATGCCGGATTATGGGCTTATAATATTGGAGATACTGTAGCTTTTACGTCTTTAAAGCCCTATAGGGTTATTGTTACAGGACGTATTAAACATTTTATTTCGGCTTTTGGAGAACATGTTATAGGTAAGGAAGTAGAACAGGCTATGGAAGAAGCAACGGCAAATACCGATATTAGAATTTCTGAATTCACAGTTGCACCACAAATTACTCCAGAGTCAGGTTTACCGTATCATGAATGGTTTGTAGAGTTTGAAAACGAACCTGAAAACATTCAAGATTTAATACAACGATTAGATGAATCGTTACAAAAGCAAAATAGTTATTACTACGATTTAATTGTTGGTAAGGTACTTCAGCCTTTAAAAATAACTACAGTCAAAAAAGACGGGTTTCAAGATTATATGAAATCTATCGGAAAGTTAGGAGGGCAAAATAAAATTCCGAGATTGGCAAACGATCGAAAAATTGCAGACGCCCTATACACCTTAAAAGTAACTAAATAG
- a CDS encoding M23 family metallopeptidase codes for MNQKKTKKKKIAKKLLHKYRLVILNEDTFEERLSFKLTRLNVFVVLSLLSIFLITATTIFIAFTPLKEYIPGYSSSTLKRSATMLHYKTDSLQQVLRENDQFYASIKKVLEGDVSTTDINKDSIIAATKFEASQFDLSPTKADSILREKVDKEDKYNLFDSATSAANFVLFPPASGEISEPYSVKDKHYAVDIVVAKDTPIKATADGRVIFAEWTTETGFVIIVEHSYGLISVYKHNASLTKDQGDLVKAGEVIATAGDSGEFTTGPHLHFELWSDGYPINPINFIDFKP; via the coding sequence ATGAATCAAAAGAAAACTAAAAAGAAAAAAATAGCAAAGAAATTACTGCATAAGTATCGTCTTGTTATTTTAAATGAAGACACTTTTGAAGAGCGTTTATCATTTAAACTTACACGCTTAAATGTATTTGTCGTACTGTCATTATTAAGCATTTTTTTAATAACAGCAACTACCATTTTTATAGCCTTTACACCTTTAAAAGAATATATTCCAGGATACTCTTCTAGCACCTTAAAACGCTCGGCTACAATGCTGCATTATAAAACAGATTCATTACAACAAGTGTTGCGCGAAAACGATCAGTTTTACGCATCTATAAAAAAGGTGTTAGAGGGCGATGTTTCTACAACCGATATCAATAAAGATTCTATTATTGCTGCCACAAAATTTGAAGCAAGTCAGTTTGATTTAAGTCCAACAAAAGCCGATTCAATTTTGCGTGAAAAGGTAGATAAAGAAGATAAATATAACCTCTTCGATTCTGCAACATCGGCAGCTAATTTTGTATTGTTTCCACCAGCTAGTGGAGAAATTAGCGAGCCTTACAGTGTTAAAGACAAGCACTATGCTGTAGACATAGTAGTAGCAAAAGATACGCCAATTAAAGCTACAGCCGACGGTCGCGTAATATTTGCAGAATGGACCACAGAAACCGGTTTTGTAATTATTGTAGAGCATAGTTATGGCCTTATTTCGGTGTATAAGCACAATGCATCCTTAACAAAAGATCAAGGCGATTTAGTTAAAGCAGGCGAAGTTATTGCTACCGCAGGAGACTCGGGCGAGTTTACAACGGGGCCTCATTTACATTTTGAATTGTGGAGTGATGGATATCCTATTAATCCAATTAATTTTATCGATTTTAAACCATGA
- a CDS encoding twin-arginine translocase TatA/TatE family subunit, whose translation MVSLGKFLVIGAPQIILIVVIVLLLFGGKKIPELMRGLGSGIKEFKDASKEEENTDNKKQ comes from the coding sequence ATGGTTTCTTTAGGAAAATTTTTAGTCATTGGAGCACCACAAATTATTTTAATTGTGGTCATTGTATTGCTGTTGTTTGGAGGTAAGAAAATCCCTGAACTTATGCGTGGATTAGGAAGCGGTATTAAGGAATTTAAAGACGCTTCTAAAGAGGAAGAGAATACAGATAACAAAAAACAATAA
- a CDS encoding DUF4837 family protein codes for MRKILFFVSALLMLNSCNGDKNNTKKMLPDSSGNLNHLSVVVDNDLWQGNVGEAIRNTLAAPVDGLPQEEPLFSLSQIPPQVFSGFVTKNRTVLKIEIGANKTPAVKFGKNVYAIPQKVILVSGKTEQDIIEQLKSNGPKIIEAFKSKEIKEKQRRIKLSLLKIDTIEKSLGIKLDIPSAYRIAKKDNKFFWLRKDITTGTQNIMIYELPLNALKHNDSLVNQIIKIRDSIGEVHIPGPTEGTFMITEKAYAPYLQHTTIDDKPTIETKGIWDVKNAFMSGPFLDYIIEDKANNRLVVIEGFTFAPSVEKRDYVFELDAIMKSVKIE; via the coding sequence ATGCGTAAAATTCTATTTTTTGTATCGGCACTTTTGATGCTTAATAGCTGTAATGGCGATAAAAACAATACTAAGAAAATGTTGCCAGATTCTTCTGGAAACCTTAATCATTTGTCTGTTGTTGTAGATAACGATTTATGGCAAGGTAATGTTGGAGAAGCTATTAGAAATACGTTGGCTGCTCCGGTAGATGGATTACCACAAGAAGAACCGCTGTTTTCATTGAGCCAAATTCCACCACAGGTTTTTAGCGGATTTGTAACTAAAAACAGAACTGTTTTAAAAATAGAAATAGGAGCAAATAAAACTCCGGCTGTAAAGTTTGGTAAAAATGTATATGCCATACCGCAAAAAGTAATTCTAGTATCTGGAAAAACAGAGCAAGATATTATAGAGCAGTTAAAATCTAACGGACCTAAAATAATTGAAGCATTTAAAAGTAAGGAAATTAAGGAGAAGCAACGCAGAATTAAATTATCGCTTCTTAAAATAGATACTATAGAAAAATCGCTAGGTATTAAACTAGACATTCCTTCGGCTTATAGAATAGCAAAAAAAGACAATAAGTTTTTCTGGTTAAGAAAAGATATTACAACCGGTACACAGAATATTATGATTTACGAATTGCCTTTAAACGCATTAAAACATAATGATAGTTTAGTAAATCAGATTATAAAAATAAGAGATTCTATCGGGGAAGTTCATATACCAGGACCTACAGAAGGTACCTTTATGATTACCGAGAAAGCGTATGCTCCATATTTACAACATACCACAATAGACGATAAACCTACTATAGAAACCAAAGGGATTTGGGATGTTAAAAATGCATTTATGTCTGGTCCTTTTCTCGACTATATAATAGAAGATAAAGCGAATAATAGACTGGTAGTTATAGAAGGGTTTACTTTTGCACCATCTGTAGAAAAACGCGATTATGTTTTTGAGTTAGATGCCATTATGAAATCGGTTAAAATAGAATAA
- a CDS encoding lytic transglycosylase domain-containing protein gives MKQRLNSYFFYLAFLQVTCFYAQDSLAVKASQDSLVVNRTQDTLALKPVEARLTEDMLRSGEVYVVDTIIDGQTYYKPGVKPAIDSLSIKNMEDQAYSAKVDQLWIEELYNNNLYDSIYQSVSELTYDDVEYPELNTDTLKKRLLELDAKTPFNVAYNPALESVIKSYLKRRRQSLQKLMVLSEYYFPMFERELDNYDLPLEIKYLSIVESALKPRAKSRVGATGLWQFMYATGKSYGLDVSSYVDERSDPLKSTEAAAKYLAKLYDIFGDWDLALAAYNSGPGNVTKAIRRSGGYENYWNIRNYLPRETAGYLPAFLATMYIFEYAEELGFSRAKPEFAYVETDTLHVKQMITLDQVSEVTGVKIEELQFLNPSYKLDIIPFIKNKTYTLRLPMYAIGPFVANEEQIYAFAKAEFNKREKPLPQFSESETKTRYTVRSGDYLGRIARKYGVRVSQIKQWNGLRSNNLKIGQRLTIYPRNSTSTPKKTSTTVTESTSNTSGGKLYKVKAGDSLWSIAQKHSGISVENIKEWNDISGTRLKPGMTLKLSKG, from the coding sequence ATGAAGCAACGACTAAATTCGTATTTTTTTTATTTGGCATTTTTACAAGTTACTTGTTTTTATGCTCAAGACTCACTTGCAGTAAAAGCGAGTCAAGATTCTTTAGTTGTAAATAGAACTCAAGATACCTTAGCGCTAAAACCTGTCGAGGCTCGACTTACAGAAGATATGCTACGTTCGGGCGAGGTTTATGTTGTAGATACTATAATTGACGGACAGACCTATTACAAGCCAGGAGTAAAGCCAGCTATAGATTCTTTAAGTATTAAGAATATGGAAGATCAAGCCTATTCTGCAAAGGTTGATCAATTGTGGATAGAAGAATTATACAATAATAATTTGTACGATTCAATTTATCAATCCGTTTCAGAACTTACTTATGACGATGTTGAATATCCCGAATTAAATACAGATACGCTTAAAAAGCGTCTATTAGAATTAGATGCCAAAACACCTTTTAATGTTGCTTATAATCCAGCGTTGGAAAGTGTAATAAAATCATATCTAAAACGCAGGCGGCAGTCTCTTCAAAAATTAATGGTTTTAAGTGAATATTACTTCCCTATGTTTGAGCGGGAGTTAGATAATTACGATCTTCCTTTAGAAATAAAATATTTATCTATTGTAGAATCGGCTTTAAAACCGAGAGCAAAATCTAGAGTTGGTGCAACAGGTTTGTGGCAATTCATGTATGCCACGGGTAAAAGTTACGGACTAGATGTTAGTAGTTATGTAGACGAGCGTAGCGATCCGCTAAAATCGACCGAAGCTGCAGCAAAATATTTGGCAAAATTATACGATATTTTTGGGGATTGGGATTTGGCTCTGGCAGCCTATAATTCGGGACCAGGGAATGTAACAAAAGCCATAAGGCGTTCGGGAGGATACGAGAATTATTGGAATATCAGAAATTATCTACCAAGAGAAACAGCAGGATATTTACCAGCTTTTTTAGCGACCATGTATATTTTTGAATATGCTGAAGAATTAGGGTTTTCTAGAGCAAAACCAGAATTTGCTTATGTAGAAACCGATACGCTTCATGTAAAACAAATGATTACCCTAGATCAGGTTTCGGAAGTTACTGGTGTTAAAATTGAAGAACTTCAGTTTTTAAATCCGTCTTACAAACTGGATATAATTCCGTTTATAAAAAATAAAACCTACACCTTACGTTTACCTATGTACGCCATTGGGCCATTTGTAGCAAACGAAGAACAAATCTATGCTTTTGCTAAGGCCGAATTTAATAAGCGTGAAAAGCCCTTACCTCAATTTTCAGAATCGGAAACCAAAACCCGATACACGGTTAGGTCGGGAGATTACTTAGGACGAATAGCTAGAAAATACGGTGTTCGTGTTAGTCAGATAAAACAATGGAACGGTCTTAGAAGTAATAATTTAAAAATAGGACAACGACTTACAATTTATCCTAGAAATTCTACTTCAACACCAAAAAAAACAAGCACAACGGTTACAGAGAGTACTTCAAATACTTCAGGAGGAAAGTTGTATAAAGTTAAAGCAGGAGACTCTTTATGGAGTATAGCACAAAAACATTCTGGAATTTCTGTCGAGAATATTAAAGAATGGAACGATATTAGTGGTACCAGATTAAAACCGGGAATGACACTTAAACTTTCCAAAGGCTAA
- a CDS encoding phosphoglycerate kinase, with translation MKTLNDYNFNNKKALIRVDFNVPLDADFNVTDNTRIVSAKPTIIKILEDGGSCVLMSHLGRPKGVQDEFSLKHIVDEVSEVIGVTVKFVPECVGPVAEEAVKNLEPGEVLLLENLRFHAEETAGDLKFAEQLSKLGDIYVNDAFGTAHRAHASTTIVAQFFPENKCFGYLLAQEIESIQKVMETGEKPVLAVLGGAKVSSKITIIENILDKVDHLIIGGGMTFTFVKAQGGHVGDSICEDDKMELALDILKQAKEKNVQVHIPVDVVAANAFSNDAETQIVDVTNIPEGWQGLDAGPKSIENFNKVVLESKTILWNGPLGVFEMPTFAKGTIALGDSIAESTKNGAFSLVGGGDSVAAVKQFGFEDKVSYVSTGGGAMLESLEGKTLPGIAAILD, from the coding sequence ATGAAAACACTTAATGATTATAATTTTAATAATAAAAAAGCATTAATTCGAGTAGATTTTAATGTGCCTTTAGATGCAGATTTCAATGTAACAGATAACACAAGAATAGTATCTGCAAAACCTACTATTATTAAAATTTTAGAAGATGGTGGTAGCTGTGTATTAATGTCTCACTTGGGAAGACCAAAGGGAGTTCAAGATGAATTTTCTTTAAAGCATATTGTAGATGAAGTTTCAGAAGTTATAGGAGTTACTGTAAAGTTTGTACCAGAGTGTGTTGGTCCTGTTGCAGAAGAAGCAGTTAAAAATTTAGAACCAGGAGAGGTTTTATTGTTAGAAAACTTACGTTTCCACGCGGAAGAAACTGCTGGCGATTTAAAATTTGCTGAACAACTTTCTAAATTAGGTGATATTTATGTAAACGATGCCTTTGGTACGGCGCATAGAGCGCATGCTTCTACAACTATTGTAGCGCAATTCTTCCCAGAAAATAAATGCTTCGGTTATTTATTAGCTCAAGAAATTGAAAGTATTCAAAAAGTAATGGAAACTGGAGAAAAACCAGTTTTAGCTGTTTTAGGAGGTGCTAAGGTATCTTCAAAAATTACAATTATCGAAAATATTTTAGATAAAGTAGATCACTTAATTATTGGTGGTGGTATGACATTTACCTTCGTAAAAGCTCAAGGAGGTCATGTAGGAGATTCAATTTGTGAGGACGATAAAATGGAATTGGCTTTAGATATTTTAAAGCAAGCCAAAGAGAAAAACGTCCAAGTTCACATTCCGGTAGATGTTGTGGCTGCAAATGCATTTAGCAACGACGCAGAAACTCAAATTGTAGACGTAACGAATATACCAGAAGGATGGCAAGGATTAGACGCTGGGCCAAAATCTATAGAAAACTTTAATAAAGTAGTTTTAGAAAGTAAAACTATATTATGGAATGGTCCTTTAGGAGTTTTTGAAATGCCAACCTTTGCAAAAGGTACGATTGCTTTAGGAGACTCTATTGCAGAGTCTACTAAAAACGGAGCCTTTTCTTTAGTAGGAGGAGGAGATTCTGTTGCAGCTGTAAAACAATTTGGTTTCGAAGATAAAGTGAGCTATGTAAGTACAGGTGGTGGTGCAATGTTAGAAAGTTTAGAAGGAAAAACATTGCCTGGTATTGCAGCAATTTTAGACTAA